In Salmo trutta chromosome 28, fSalTru1.1, whole genome shotgun sequence, one DNA window encodes the following:
- the LOC115166389 gene encoding rho guanine nucleotide exchange factor 10-like protein, giving the protein MVRGVPRAPTQDHQHEINISTRSIFLSPVQQGSVRVTSLLICQGLLWVGTAQGIIVILPVPKLEDIPKITGKGMTSLNTHCGHLQHPVPRHAQPDCSSPQDGSIYELSEDPAMGVRGQSPAREGSGKDKVTSAAAGGPVGLGRGLQQPMGSQMKVRSWFGNSH; this is encoded by the exons ATG GTTCGAGGTGTACCTAGAGCACCTACACAAGATCACCAGCATGAGATCAACATCTCCACACGCTCCATATTCCTCAGCCCAG TTCAGCAGGGCAGCGTCCGGGTCACCAGCCTACTCATCTGCCAGGGGCTGCTGTGGGTGGGCACCGCCCAGGGCATCATCGTCATCCTGCCCGTGCCTAAATTGGAGGACATCCCCAAAATTACAG GTAAAGGGATGACGTCTCTAAACACTCACTGTGGCCACCTCCAGCACCCTGTCCCCAGACATGCTCAACCGGACTGCTCCTCCCCCCAGGACGGCTCCATCTACGAGCTGAGCGAAGACCCTGCCATGGGGGTGCGGGGGCAGTCCCCAGCCAGGGAGGGGAGCGGGAAAGACAAGGTGACCTCGGCTGCCGCAGGGGGTCCCGTAGGCTTAGGGAGGGGACTGCAGCAGCCAATGGGGTCCCAGATGAAAGTACGCTCATGGTTTGGCAACTCTC